A window of Haloarchaeobius litoreus contains these coding sequences:
- the rnz gene encoding ribonuclease Z, producing the protein MSMRVTFLGTSGAVPTTQRNPTAIYCQREGDGFLFDCGEGTQRQMMRFGTGFSVDHIFVTHTHGDHVLGIPGLVQTMDFNERDAALAIHCPPGERQLVENLVSATGARPSFPVRVHEVSAGDVALRRDEYEIRVFHVDHRTTAVGYALVEDDRKGRFDRAHAEELGVPVGPKFSELHEGNAVELDDGTVVTPDQVVGDPRPGRRFVYTGDTQPTDATVAAAEDADLLVHDATFAEDRRDRAGQTGHSTAKQAGEIAQRAGAKRLALTHVSSRYANDVEHHRAEAREAFDGELLIPDDGDTVEVPYPDGE; encoded by the coding sequence ATGTCGATGCGCGTGACCTTCCTCGGGACCAGCGGGGCCGTGCCGACCACCCAGCGCAACCCCACCGCCATCTACTGCCAGCGCGAGGGTGACGGCTTCCTCTTCGACTGCGGCGAGGGGACCCAGCGCCAGATGATGCGTTTCGGGACGGGCTTCTCGGTGGACCACATCTTCGTCACGCACACCCACGGCGACCACGTGCTGGGCATCCCGGGACTGGTCCAGACCATGGACTTCAACGAGCGCGACGCCGCGCTCGCGATCCACTGCCCCCCCGGCGAGAGGCAGCTCGTCGAGAACCTCGTCAGCGCGACCGGCGCGCGACCCTCCTTCCCGGTCCGCGTCCACGAGGTGAGTGCGGGCGATGTTGCCCTGCGCCGCGACGAGTACGAGATCCGCGTGTTCCACGTCGACCACCGGACGACGGCGGTCGGCTACGCGCTCGTCGAGGACGACCGGAAGGGCCGGTTCGACCGCGCACACGCCGAGGAGCTGGGCGTTCCGGTCGGCCCGAAGTTCTCGGAACTGCACGAGGGGAACGCGGTCGAGCTCGACGACGGCACGGTCGTCACCCCGGACCAGGTCGTGGGCGACCCCCGACCCGGTCGACGGTTCGTCTACACCGGCGACACACAGCCCACCGACGCGACCGTCGCGGCCGCCGAGGACGCCGACCTGCTGGTCCACGACGCGACGTTCGCCGAGGACCGCCGCGACCGCGCCGGCCAGACCGGCCACTCGACGGCGAAGCAGGCCGGAGAGATCGCCCAGCGCGCCGGGGCGAAGCGGCTCGCGCTCACGCACGTCTCCTCGCGCTACGCCAACGATGTCGAGCATCACCGCGCGGAAGCTCGGGAGGCGTTCGACGGCGAACTGCTGATTCCGGACGACGGCGACACCGTCGAGGTTCCGTACCCGGACGGGGAGTGA